CCGGTCCCTTGGAACGGTTCAGCATTCGGAATTGGATCCCGGCGCGGTCAATCGCACGACCCATCACACCGTCAAGCGCGTCGACCTCGCGAACCATATGCCCCTTGCCAAGCCCGCCAATAGCCGGGTTGCAAGACATTTCTCCGATACGATCAGCACGGTGTGTGACCAGTGCGGTTTTCGCTCCCATGCGCGCAGCCGCAGCCGCAGCCTCGCACCCGGCATGGCCCCCGCCAACAACAATCACATCAAATCGGTTATCCGACATCGAATTCCTCGTTGAATTCCTTGACTACGCCAAGCCATGACATCTGCTCAATGCAACACAGCTTGCGAGTCTTATTCAGGTCTTAATTCAAAACCACGTGTCATCGAAATGGCCGATGTTTCACGTGAAACAATTTCTGATAATCTTATTTGCCGATACAGAAGTCGCCGAAGATAATATCAAGCAGGTCTTCCACATCGACGCGTCCGGTGATTTTACCGATTTCACGCACGGCAAGGCGAACATCCTCGGCCGCCAATTCGGCAATATCGGTCTGCAATCCGCGATCCAGATGATCACTGGCACGCTCAAGTGCCTGGCGGTGCCGCAGCCGTGTCAGGGGAACTGGTCCCGCAAAATCGAGCCCTTCTTTTACGCGAGTCTCCAGCAGTTGCAAGAGGCTTTCCATCCCCTGCCCGGTCATGGCCGATATGGGCAAAACGGGCAGCTCAAGCCGATCCCCTATTGCCGATTTTCCAGACCAGACTGTCGGGATATCGCCAACATCCACACCATCCACCTTATTGACCAGAAGGATCGTATTGGCATCAATCAGGCGCGCAGCCTCTGCGTCGATGTGGGGCCAGTCGGAACGATCCACCACAACAAGCCGCAAATCCGCATCCTCCGCGCGGGCGGTTGCACGGCGAACACCCTCGGTTTCGATCACATCGCCACTTTCGCGAAGGCCCGCAGTATCCACCATGGTGACGGGAAAACCACCAAGATCAAGATGGACTTCGATCATATCGCGCGTGGTTCCAGCGATCTCGGACACAATCGCCGCCTCACGCCTTGCCAGCCGGTTCAGAAGGCTTGATTTACCGGCATTAGGCGCACCGAGAATCACGATCTGGAAACCTTCGCGCAACCGTTCGCCGCGCCGGTTGTCGGCGAGATGTTTATCCATCTCGCCGTGAACGGATGACAAATCACCACGCACCACCGGCACAATACCACCAGGCAAATCTTCGTCCGGAAAATCGATATCCGCCTCGATGTAGGCCAATGCCTTCATTAAACGCGCGCGCCAGTTTTCGTAAAGGGCGCCCAATTCGCCTGCCATCTGGCGCACGGCCTGCCTGCGTTGGGCCGCAGTTTCGGCATCAATCAGATCGGCAATGCCCTCGGCCGCGGTCAGGTCCATTTTGCCATTTTCGAAGGCACGTCTGGTATATTCCCCCGGTTCGGCGATACGCAGGCCCGGTCGAGCGGCCAAGCAATCAAGAACACCGTCGATTACCGCACGCCCGCCATGAGTATGAAGCTCGACGACATCCTCGCCTGTAAAGCTGGCCGGACCTGCAAAATAGATCGCTACCGCATCATCAAGTCGCTCGTTCGTTTTCGGATCATGGATCGGCGCATAGATCGCATGACGTGGTTTTGGCAGGCTGTCGCGGCCCAGAAGCGCGCACAATGTCGCCCCAGCCATTGGCCCGGATAGCCGGATAACCGCCACCCCGGCCCGCCCAGCGCCGCTGGAAAGGGCAAATATGGTGTCTGTCTGGCCCACTCGGATCGGGGTTCCACTGTCGGTTACGTTAATCGTCATCCGTTCTGCTATCCGTCACGCCATCTGAAGAAAAATGTTGCTGGCTGTCCATATCGGTCAGCATTCCGCGAAGGTCAACATATAGCTGCAATCACAAACGGGGCTTTAAGGCTGCACAAGATAGCTGAAAGCGGCATATCATCAGCTTTCTGACCACCAAACAATCCTCGCGGAAACCGGTTTCCAGTTTG
The Thalassospira xiamenensis M-5 = DSM 17429 DNA segment above includes these coding regions:
- the mnmE gene encoding tRNA uridine-5-carboxymethylaminomethyl(34) synthesis GTPase MnmE; the encoded protein is MTINVTDSGTPIRVGQTDTIFALSSGAGRAGVAVIRLSGPMAGATLCALLGRDSLPKPRHAIYAPIHDPKTNERLDDAVAIYFAGPASFTGEDVVELHTHGGRAVIDGVLDCLAARPGLRIAEPGEYTRRAFENGKMDLTAAEGIADLIDAETAAQRRQAVRQMAGELGALYENWRARLMKALAYIEADIDFPDEDLPGGIVPVVRGDLSSVHGEMDKHLADNRRGERLREGFQIVILGAPNAGKSSLLNRLARREAAIVSEIAGTTRDMIEVHLDLGGFPVTMVDTAGLRESGDVIETEGVRRATARAEDADLRLVVVDRSDWPHIDAEAARLIDANTILLVNKVDGVDVGDIPTVWSGKSAIGDRLELPVLPISAMTGQGMESLLQLLETRVKEGLDFAGPVPLTRLRHRQALERASDHLDRGLQTDIAELAAEDVRLAVREIGKITGRVDVEDLLDIIFGDFCIGK